The segment TGGGTCCTTCATCTTCGCCGGGCCGTCGGGTGTCGGCAAGACCGAGCTGTCCAAGACCCTGGCCGAGTTCCTGTTCGGGGACGAGGAGTCGCTGATCCAGCTCGACATGAGCGAGTTCATGGAGAAGCACACCGTCTCCCGGCTGTTCGGCTCGCCACCCGGGTACGTCGGCTACGAGGAGGGCGGCCAGCTCACCGAGAAGGTGCGTCGTAAGCCGTTCTCCGTGGTGCTGTTCGACGAGATCGAGAAGGCGCACAACGACATCTTCAACTCGCTCCTGCAGGTGCTGGAGGAGGGGCGGCTCACCGACGCCCAGGGTCGGAACGTCGACTTCAAGAACACCGTCATCATCATGACGACGAACCTGGGCACGGGGGACATCTCCAAGGGCGTGGCCATGGGCTTCGCCAAGGAGAACGACTCCAAGACCAACTACGAGCGGATGAAGTCGAAGGTCCAGGAGGAGCTGAAGAGCAACTTCCGGCCGGAGTTCCTGAACCGTGTCGACGACGTGATCGTCTTCCACCAGCTCACCCAGGACGAGATCATCAACATCGTCGACCTGATGGCCGCCCAACTGGACGAGCGCCTGAAGGACCGCGACATGGGTCTGGAGCTGCGCGGCGACGCGAAGAACCTGCTCGCGCAGCGTGGCTACGACCCCGTGCTGGGTGCCCGGCCGCTTCGGCGGACGATCCAGCGCGAGATCGAGGACCAGCTCTCGGAGAAGATCCTGTTCGGCGACGTCAAGCCGGGCCAGATCGTCATCGTCGACACCGAGGGCACCGGCGACGACGCCACGTTCACCTTCCGCGGCGTGCCGAAGCCGGACTCGGTGCCGGACGCGCCGCCGGTGGAGGAGCAGCCGGCCGCGGGCGGGTCGGAGTAGACGTGGTTCCCACCACGGAGTAGTTCCGGCGCGGTGGGGCGTGTGACCGGAGTCGGTCACCAGAACGCGCGAGTGGGCGGGCACCTGCAGTTCGGTGCCCGCCCACTGCCGTGTCCGACGGATTTCGATAGTGTTCCTTCGTGTCCTTCGGCCGCGGCGCCGCCCCCGACGGGCTTGCGACGCCCCACCAGAACTGGAGCCTGGTACGCGCCCCGTGGTGGCGTCGTGTGCTTCCACACCGTCCGCTGCGTTGGGCGGCCGTTCTCCTGCTGACCGCGGCCGTTTCCGGGTACTTCGCGGTGCGCGAGCTGCTGCCCTCCTCCGAACCGGAGTTCCCACTGCTCGCTCAGGGGCGTGAGGAGGCCGGCGACATTCCCGGTGTGCAGACCTTCGATATCGACTCCCGGGAGCACACCGACGAGCCCGTGGACTATCCACAGGATCCACCCGTTGGCGGCCCGCACACCACGGAGTGGTTGAACTGCGGAATCTACCCAGACGAGGACGGTGTGGTGGTGGAGAGCGCGGTGCACGCGATGGAACACGGCACCGTGTGGATCACCCATCAGCACGACCTCCCCGAGGAGGACCTGGACGCGCTCTACGCCCACTACCACCCCGGCGCGTTCGTGGTGATCAGCCCGATGGAGGGCCTCGGTGCTCCGATCGTGGTCTCCGCGTGGGGCAAGCAGCTCGGCCTGGCCAGCGCGACCGACACCCGGCTGGAGGAGTTCCTTCGCCGGTACGAGCGTGGCCCGCAGACACCAGGGCACGGAGGTCCGTGTACTGGGGGAGTGGGCGAGCCGGTGATCGATCCCTCCGGCCTGTGACCGACTCCCGGCGCGTGGGGGAGCTCCGGGAGGTGACCACTCCCTCACCGTTCCTAACCGGGAAGCGCGTAGGTCCCGTCGTCGCGGGGGTCGACGAGGCCGTCGGCGACCAGGGCGTCCAACGCCCGCTCCCGCTGGACCGGTCGGTCCCAGACGTCGTCCAACGCCGACTTCGCCACGGGGCCCTCGGCGGCGCGAAGCACGGCCAACAGTCGTCCTCGCACCTGTCGGTCGGTGCCCGCGTACGTCTGGCCCCGCCGGGGTGGGCCCGTGTGCGCGGGGCGTCCGGCCGACTTCCACGCGCACTGCCGGGCGATGGGGCAGTCGGCGCACCGCGGCGCCCGCGCGGTGCAGACCAGCGCGCCCAACTCCATGATGGCGACGCCCCAGCGGGCCGCCACCGCCGGATCCTCGGGAAGTAGCCGCTCGGCGAGCGTGTACTCCTCCTTCTTCGGGGTTTTCGGCGGATACTCAACTCCGCTGTGTAGGCGCGCGAGAACGCGGCGTACGTTAGTGTCGAGAATGGCATGGCGCTGCCCGTAGGCGAAGCTCGCCACCGCCGCCGCCGTGTACTGCCCCACCCCCGGCAAGGCACGGAGTTCTGTGACGTCTCGGGGCACCTCCCCCGAGTGCCGCTCGACAATGGCGACGGCCGCCGCGTGCAGGTTCAGCGCGCGGCGCGGATAGCCCAGCCGGTCCCACATGCGCACGGCGTCCCCGGCGGGGGACGCGGCGAGTGCGGACGGTTCCGGCCAACGGTCCATCCACGCCCGCCACGCGGGAAGGACGCGCACGACCGGTGTCTGCTGCAGCATCACCTCGCTGACCAGCACACTCCAGGGCGTCGCCCCCGGAGACCGCCACGGGAGATCTCGGGCGTTGGCCTCGTACCAGGCCAATACGGGAGAGGCATGCGGATTTTCGGTCGTATGCAATCGGATTCCCTGCGGCGGGTCGAGTATGTACAAAGGGAGAAAGCCGGAATACTACGCCCATGGCCTCAAGCAGTGGACAGCCGGTGAGCCCTGAGACCTACTGGCGTCGTCGCGTCGTCGTCCTCGCGGCGGTGCTGGTCGTCGTCGCACTCGTTGCCTGGGCCTGCCAGGCCCAGTCATCGTCCGGTGACGGAGAGCAGCAGGCCAGTGTGGATCCGGGCTCCGAGGAGGACGGCGAGGGCGACGAGGGCTCCGAGGACGAGGAGTCGCCCGAGGAGGACGAGGATACCGCTGACGCCGAGGACGAGGAGAACGGCGACTCCGACGGCGACGGAGACGGCGGTGGCTCCGGCGGTTCCGGTGGCGGTTCGGGTGGCGACGGTGAGGCCGCCCCGGACATCCCGGCGCCGCGGCAGGCCAGTGACCCGTGCCGTCCGCAGGACATCGTGGTCACGGCGGAGGCCGACGAGAGTGACTACGCGAGCGGGGAGGAGCCCACGTTCTCGTTGTCCGTCGTCAACCTGGGCGAACAGACCTGCACCGTGGACGTCGGCCCCGCGACGATGGAGCTCGTGGTGAAGTCCGGCGACGACCGCGTGTTCTCCACCGCGGACTGCGTCGACAACGGCAGCCGCAACGAGGAGCTGGAGCAGGGACGACCTCTCACGACCACCGTCACCTGGGACCGGAAGCGTTCGTGGGAGGACTGCCGCGACGACGACAAGAACGCTGGCTCGGGCACCTACCAGGCGGAGTTGCACAGCATCTACGACAACGGCGCCGAACCCGTGGTCTTCCGTCTGAAGTAGCCGTCGAGGACGTCGACCGGGACAGCGCCGACGTCGGGGAAGGCGGTGGGCGACCTCGCGCGGTTGGTCGACCGCTGTCACGCCGCGCTTCCCCCGGCGGGCGTTGGTCGCGCGGGGCGCCAAGCGCCGGGACCGGGAATGGGGATCTCGGCGAAGCGTCGGCCCGCACCGCCGTGCCCGCGGGCGCCGCCGCGTCGATCCCTCCGGAGCCGTCCGCCGCGCGCGTACCGTGCCCGGATCGAACCGAGGGCCGGCCGAGGACAACGGCCCCGGCCGGCGGCCCTACTCGGTGGCGCCGGAGATGGCGCGGTCCAGGGCGCCGCGGAGATCGTCCACCCCGATGGACTGGATGCCGGGGACGGGCGCCTCACTGTGGCGGGGCACGATGGCGTGGGTGAAGCCGAGCCGGGCCGCCTCGGCGAGCCGGCGTGGGACGCCGCTGACCGCGCGGACGTCACCGGCGAGGCCCACCTCACCGATGGCGACGATGCCACGGGGCAGGGCGACGTCGGTGACGGAGCTCGCCAGCGCCAGGGCCAGGGCGAGATCCACGGACGGTTCCCCCAGTCGGACACCGCCGACGGTCGCCGCGTAGACGTCGGTGTTCGCGATGCGCAGGCCGGCGCGTCGTTCCAACACGGCCATCACCATGGCCACCCGGGACGCGTCCAGTCCGGACGTCGCGCGCCGGGGCTGGGGCAGGGCGGTCGGGGCGACCAGTGACTGGACCTCGGCGATGAGGGGGCGGCGCCCCTCCAGAGTGACGGTGACGCACGATCCGGAGACCGGGTCGTTGCGTCGGGTGAGGAAGAGTCCGCTTGGGTCGGGCAGTCCGAGGAGGCCGGAGTCGGTCAGTTCGAAGCACCCGATGTCGTCGGTCGGGCCGTAGCGGTTCTTCACCGCCCGCAGGAGCCGGAGCCGGGAGTGGCGATCTCCCTCGAACTGCAGCACCACGTCGACGAGGTGCTCGAGTACCCGTGGTCCCGCGATGCCTCCGTCCTTGGTGACGTGGCCGACGAGGACGGTCGCGATTCCGCGCGCCTTGGCCTGACGGATGAGCGTGGTGGCGACCTCCCGGACCTGGGTGACCCCACCGGGCGTGCCCACGACGGAACTGGCGCTCATCGTCTGCACGGAGTCCACGATCAGGAGCCGTGGGCGGATCTCCTCGGCGTGGCTGAGCACGGTCGCCACGTCGCCCTCGGCGGCGAGGTACAGGGACTTCGACAACGCCCCGAGCCGGTCCGCGCGCAGACGGACCTGACTGGCGGACTCCTCACCCGTGACGTACAGGACGGGGCCCGCGTCGGCACAGAGGGCCGCGACCTCCAGCAACAGGGTGGACTTGCCGACCCCCGGCTCGCCGGCGAGCAGCAGAACCCCGCCGGGGACGATTCCCCCACCGAGGACGCGGTCCAGTTCCTCCATGCCGGTGGGTATGGCGTGCGCCGCCTCGACCCCGATCTCCTCGATGGGTTGCGCCGGGGCGGTGACGCGCGCCGGGGCGACACCGCCGGTAGCCGGCGCGCCCGTCTCCTCCACGCTGCCCCACGCCTGACACTCCGGGCAGCGCCCGACCCACCGCGGGGTGGTCCATCCGCACTCCCCGCACCGGTAACTGGTCTTCGCCGACTTCGCCATAGATGGCACGCTAGTCGCTCCCGGGGACACGCTCCGCCGCCCGGTGGGGGGATGTGGACGCCTACGGGTACTCGCGCCACCACAGGTTGACGGCGTAGTCGACGCCGAGGCCGGGATGCGCCGCGATGATCTCCGCCGCGAGCCTGGGCGGGAACTCGATCCGGACCACCGACTCGAAATCCGCCCGGGACTCGAATTGCCACCGAATGTCCAGTGAGCGGCGCTGGAATCCCTGGGTGCCCCAGAATCGCTCCACGCGGTCCGGGCGATAGTCCGGAAGGAATCGGCGAAACCAGGAACCGAACGTACTGCGGCTCGCGTCATTGTCAATGACGAAGGCGACACCGCCGCGGCGCATCACGCGTCGTAGTTCCGCCAAACCCGGTTCACAGCCGGGACCGAAGAAGTAGGCCCATCGCGCGTGGGCGACGTCGACTGAGGCGTTTGCCACAGGGAGTTCCTGTGCGACCCCAGTATGGACGGCGACGTTGCCCATCCGCGCGACCCGGGTTCGGGCGGCGGACGCGAGCGCGGAATGCGGCTCCACGCCGGTGACGTTGTAAGCGGTGTGCGCGAACAACGGGAGGTGGAATCCTGTCCCGCAGCCGATGTCGACGACGTGTCCCGCGTCCCATGGCCGGATCTCACGCATGGCGGACGTCAGGACACCATCCGGATCCACGGCACGATTCTCGATCTCGTATGTGCGTGGATTCTTCCAGATATTCGGGCTCGGTACAGCCCCCCGAAGCGCATGGACCACAGTTCGAGACTAGTCTTGGGGGATTGGTCGTTTGCCGCCGCGCAATAAGGTTGATCGCGTGAGCCCAATCCAGGTCCCGGGCGCCCCCGTGGTGTTGTCTACGGCGTCGGTCTATCCGGAGAAGACTCCGGTGGCCTTCGAGATCGCCGCACGCCTCGGTTACGACGGCGTGGAAGTCCTCGTGTCGTCCGACCCCGTGAGTCAGGACGTCGACATGTTGCGGCGCCTGTCGGACTACCACCAGGTGCCGGTGCGCGCTGTGCACTCGCCCTGTCTGGTGGTCACCCAGCGGGTGTGGGGGCGTGACCCGTGGGAGAAACTCTTACGTTCCAAGGAGATGGCGGAGGCGCTCGGCGCGGAGGTCGTCGTGGTCCATCCCGCCTTCCGCTGGCAGCGGGACTACGCCCGCGAGTTCGAGGCGGGCGTGGAACGAATGCGTGAGGAGACCGCCGTCACGTTCGCGGTCGAGAACATGTATCCGGTACGGATGCGGGGCAAGGAGGTCTCGCCCTACGCGCCGGACTGGAACCCGCTCGAGCGCGACTACCCCGACATCACCCTGGACCTGTCGCACACCGCGATGTCCGGTTCCGACGCAATGGACATGGCCAAGCAGCTCGGTGACCGACTGAGCCACGTCCACGTCGCCGACGGTCTGGGTGGACAGAACCTCGACGAGCACCTGATCCCCGGCCGCGGCAACCAGCCCTGCGGAGAACTGCTGGAACACCTGGCGTCCAAGGGGTACGAGAACCAGTTGGTGCTCGAGGTCAACACCCGCAAGGCCGCCAACCGTGAGGCCCGCGAGCTGGAACTGGCCGAGGCACTCGCCTTCACCCGACTGCACTTCGCGGGAGCCGCGCAACGCCCCCGCCGAACCCCCGACGGCGCCGGTGCCGCGCCCGACGAGGACCCGCACCGCACCTGGCGGGTGAGCCCCGACGGCACTGTCGTCGGCGCGGGCTGACTCCCGAACCCCTCCTCCCCTGACGTCCTCTGTGGTGTCGCACCCGGTCATGCGGGTGTGTTCCGTGTGACGTCGCCGAGCCGGGGGATACCCATGCCATGACCGGCGTGTGGTCGGACGCGGTGCTCCGCGCCGACGAACTGCGGGTACGCCTCGGCGGAACCGAGGTCCTGCGCGGTCTGTCCTTCGAGATTCCCGCTGGTGCGGTGGTTGGCCTGCTGGGGCCGAGCGGTTCCGGCAAGACCACCGTGATGCGCGCCGTGGTCGGGGCCCAGACGATCGCCGGTGGCTGGTTGTCCGTGCTCGGACGTCCCGCGGGTGATCCCGCGTTGCGCCGGCTGATCGGATACGCCGCGCAGACACCGGCCGTGTACGGCGACCTCACCGTCCGGCAGAACCTGCGCTACTTCGCGTCGGTGCTCCGCGCGCCTCGGGGCGACGTGCGACGGGTTCTCGCAGAGGTGGCGCTGGAGGACGAGTCCGGGCGACGCGTCGACCGTCTCTCGGGTGGGCAGCAGACCCGAGTGAGCCTCGCCGTCGCCCTGTTGGGGACGCCACGGCTCCTGGTCCTGGACGAGCCCACGGTCGGGCTCGATCCGGTCCTGCGTGAGGAGCTGTGGGCCATCTTCCGACGCCTGGCGGACCGGGGCAACACGCTGCTGGTGTCCAGCCATGTCATGGACGAGGCCGAGCGGTGTGACCGGCTGCTGCTTCTGCGTGGCGGTGAGCTGGTCGCCGCGACGACCCCCGACGAGCTCCGCGGCGCCACCGGGCGTGCGGACATGGACTCGGCGTTCCTCGCCCTGATCCGCGGGAATGGCGGGGGGAATCGAAGGCGGCCGGACGGGGACGAGCACGGTGACCGGGGAGGCGACCTCGGATGAGTCCGACCCTCACCTGGGCGACGGCCGTGCGGATCCTTCGCCAACTGGCGCACGATCCGCGCACCATCGTGATGATGTTGCTGGCGCCGCCCTTGCTGCTCTTCCTGATGCGCTACGTGTTCGACGACGAACGCTTCTTCGACGAGATCGCGCCCAAGCTCATCGCGATCTTCCCGTTCCTGGTCATGTTCCTCGTCACGTCGATCGCGACTCTCCGGGAGCGGCGCAGCGGCACGCTCGAACGGCTGATGACGCTGCCCATCGGAAAACTCGACCTGTTGGTCGGCTACGCGGTGGCGTTCACTCTGTGCGCGGTCGTCCAGGTGTCCCTGGTCCTCCCCGTCGCGTTCGCGCTGGGGTTGGACATCGCGGGATCGGTGCCCGCGTTGGCCGGGATCGCTCTCATGGACGCGGTTCTCGGGGTGGCGTTCGGGCTCTTCCTCAGTGCTTTCGCACACACCGAGTTCCAGGCCGTCCAGTTCCTCCCCGCGTTCGTCCTGCCCCAGATCCTGTTGTGTGGCCTGTTCACCCCCCGCGACTCGATGAACGTCGTCCTGGAATGGATCTCCAACGTGCTTCCCCTGTCCTACGCCGTTTCCGCGATCGACGGCGCGACCCAGTCCACGGAGTTCACCTCCGACGTGTGGGGCGACCTCGCGGTGGTCGCGGGCTTCATCGCGGCGGCGCTGGTGCTCGGGGCCGTGACGCTGCGTCGCCGCACCCGTTGAACGCCGTAGTGGTGGCGGGGAGCCCGGACCTGGGTCGGTCACCGGCGCGGTTACCGTGGAGGGACTCAGGGGGTGGATTGATGATCGCGATTCTTGGTGCGGGAAAGATGGGCGAAGCCCTGATGTCCGGTCTGCTGGGCAGCGGCACCGACCCGTCCACGGTGCTGATCACGGAGCCGCGGGACGACCACGCGGCCCAGATCAGCGCGAAGTACGGCGTCGAGGCCGTGCCGGCCGACGTCGCCGTCACGCGCGCGGACACGGTGATCCTCGCGGTGAAGCCGCAGTCCATGAGCGCGCTGTTGCGCGAGGTGGCCCCCCTGGTCCGCGACGACCAACTCCTCGTGTCGATCGCGGCCGGGATCAGTACCGAGTCCGTGGAGCGGCACCTGTCCACCGCCGGACGCAAGGCCGCCGTCGTCCGCGCGATGCCGAACACGCCCGCCCTCGTCGGCCAGGGCATGACCGCGATCGCGGGGGGGACCCACGCCCTCGAGGAGCACCTGGACCAGGCCCGGCGGCTGCTGGAGACCGTGGGGGAGGTCGTCCGCGTCGCTGAGTCGAGCATGGACGCGGTCACCGCGCTGTCGGGCAGCGGCCCGGCGTACTTCTACCTCATGGTGGAGAGCATGGTCGACGCCGGTGTCCTGGAGGGCCTGCCCCGGGACACGGCCGAACGCCTCGTCGTCCAGACCATCAGTGGCGCCGCCGCCATGCTGCGGGAGTCCGGTGACGACGCCGTGGTGCTCCGGCGCAACGTCACCTCGCCGGCCGGGACCACCGCCGCGGCGCTCCGCGAGCTGGAACGCTCCGGGTTCCGGTCCGCCGTCGCCTCGGCGATAGAGGCCGCCCGTAATCGGGGGCACCAGCTCTCCCGAGAGTGACGCTCGACACTCTCGTCGCTTCTCCACACCGGGAATTGGGTGTTGGCGGCGGTGAACAACGGCCAGGTAAGGTTGTGATCACTGTCATCCCAAATGCCGGCGGTGTGAGGAGAGGTTATGGGCGATTCGCTGCTGGTCTCATGGGATGAGGGGCTGACCTCCTACAACTTCGGTCCCCAACACCCCATGGCACCGGTCCGGGTGGAGCTCACCATGGAGCTGGCGCGCTCCCTGGGCGTGCTCGACGCCCCCGGTGTCTCCCTCAACGGCTTCGCACCGGCTACCGCCGAACAGTTGGAGATGGTGCACAGCCGCGCCTACGTCGACGCGGTGCGCCTGGCGGGGGAAACCCTGCGGCCCGACGACGCCCACGCCCTGGGGACCACGGACAACCCCGTCTTCCCACACATGCACGAAGCCTCCGCGCTCGTGGCCGGTGGGTCCATCGCCGCGGCGCGCGCGGTGTGGACGGGGGAGGCGGACCGAGCCGCTAACATCGCGGGCGGCCTGCACCACGCCATGCCGGAGAGCGCCTGGGGATTCTGCGTCTACAACGACGCGGCGCTCGCCATCGCGTGGCTGTTGGACCAGGGAGCGAAACGTGTCGCCTACGTCGACATCGACGTGCACCACGGGGACGGGGTCCAGACGGCGTTCTACGACGATCCACGCGTCCTGACGATCAGCCTGCACGAGTCCCCGGTCACCCTCTTCCCGGGAACCGGGCGCCCGAGCGAAATCGGTGGACCCGAGGCCGAGGGGTCGGCGGTGAACGTCGCCCTGCCCGCCGGGACGGACGACGCCCGGTGGCTGCGCGCGTTCCACGCCGTCGTGCCGCCGCTGCTGGAGGAGTTCCAGCCGGAGATCCTGGTGACCCAGCAGGGCTGCGACACCCACGCCCTGGACCCGTTGGCCAACCTGATGT is part of the Spiractinospora alimapuensis genome and harbors:
- a CDS encoding ABC transporter permease; the protein is MSPTLTWATAVRILRQLAHDPRTIVMMLLAPPLLLFLMRYVFDDERFFDEIAPKLIAIFPFLVMFLVTSIATLRERRSGTLERLMTLPIGKLDLLVGYAVAFTLCAVVQVSLVLPVAFALGLDIAGSVPALAGIALMDAVLGVAFGLFLSAFAHTEFQAVQFLPAFVLPQILLCGLFTPRDSMNVVLEWISNVLPLSYAVSAIDGATQSTEFTSDVWGDLAVVAGFIAAALVLGAVTLRRRTR
- a CDS encoding class I SAM-dependent methyltransferase, yielding MDPDGVLTSAMREIRPWDAGHVVDIGCGTGFHLPLFAHTAYNVTGVEPHSALASAARTRVARMGNVAVHTGVAQELPVANASVDVAHARWAYFFGPGCEPGLAELRRVMRRGGVAFVIDNDASRSTFGSWFRRFLPDYRPDRVERFWGTQGFQRRSLDIRWQFESRADFESVVRIEFPPRLAAEIIAAHPGLGVDYAVNLWWREYP
- a CDS encoding ABC transporter ATP-binding protein, coding for MTGVWSDAVLRADELRVRLGGTEVLRGLSFEIPAGAVVGLLGPSGSGKTTVMRAVVGAQTIAGGWLSVLGRPAGDPALRRLIGYAAQTPAVYGDLTVRQNLRYFASVLRAPRGDVRRVLAEVALEDESGRRVDRLSGGQQTRVSLAVALLGTPRLLVLDEPTVGLDPVLREELWAIFRRLADRGNTLLVSSHVMDEAERCDRLLLLRGGELVAATTPDELRGATGRADMDSAFLALIRGNGGGNRRRPDGDEHGDRGGDLG
- the proC gene encoding pyrroline-5-carboxylate reductase — its product is MIAILGAGKMGEALMSGLLGSGTDPSTVLITEPRDDHAAQISAKYGVEAVPADVAVTRADTVILAVKPQSMSALLREVAPLVRDDQLLVSIAAGISTESVERHLSTAGRKAAVVRAMPNTPALVGQGMTAIAGGTHALEEHLDQARRLLETVGEVVRVAESSMDAVTALSGSGPAYFYLMVESMVDAGVLEGLPRDTAERLVVQTISGAAAMLRESGDDAVVLRRNVTSPAGTTAAALRELERSGFRSAVASAIEAARNRGHQLSRE
- a CDS encoding HhH-GPD family protein, yielding MLVSEVMLQQTPVVRVLPAWRAWMDRWPEPSALAASPAGDAVRMWDRLGYPRRALNLHAAAVAIVERHSGEVPRDVTELRALPGVGQYTAAAVASFAYGQRHAILDTNVRRVLARLHSGVEYPPKTPKKEEYTLAERLLPEDPAVAARWGVAIMELGALVCTARAPRCADCPIARQCAWKSAGRPAHTGPPRRGQTYAGTDRQVRGRLLAVLRAAEGPVAKSALDDVWDRPVQRERALDALVADGLVDPRDDGTYALPG
- a CDS encoding acetoin utilization protein AcuC; its protein translation is MGDSLLVSWDEGLTSYNFGPQHPMAPVRVELTMELARSLGVLDAPGVSLNGFAPATAEQLEMVHSRAYVDAVRLAGETLRPDDAHALGTTDNPVFPHMHEASALVAGGSIAAARAVWTGEADRAANIAGGLHHAMPESAWGFCVYNDAALAIAWLLDQGAKRVAYVDIDVHHGDGVQTAFYDDPRVLTISLHESPVTLFPGTGRPSEIGGPEAEGSAVNVALPAGTDDARWLRAFHAVVPPLLEEFQPEILVTQQGCDTHALDPLANLMLSLDGQRLAYTAMHDLARRTAGGRWVLLGGGGYEVVRVVPRAWTTLLAEAAGVPLPPETETPESWRTFAMERTGEVPPTAMTDGRSPSFTPFERGYDPGDPVDRAIQATRGAVFPSHGIDPHL
- a CDS encoding sugar phosphate isomerase/epimerase family protein, which produces MSPIQVPGAPVVLSTASVYPEKTPVAFEIAARLGYDGVEVLVSSDPVSQDVDMLRRLSDYHQVPVRAVHSPCLVVTQRVWGRDPWEKLLRSKEMAEALGAEVVVVHPAFRWQRDYAREFEAGVERMREETAVTFAVENMYPVRMRGKEVSPYAPDWNPLERDYPDITLDLSHTAMSGSDAMDMAKQLGDRLSHVHVADGLGGQNLDEHLIPGRGNQPCGELLEHLASKGYENQLVLEVNTRKAANREARELELAEALAFTRLHFAGAAQRPRRTPDGAGAAPDEDPHRTWRVSPDGTVVGAG
- a CDS encoding DUF3105 domain-containing protein: MSFGRGAAPDGLATPHQNWSLVRAPWWRRVLPHRPLRWAAVLLLTAAVSGYFAVRELLPSSEPEFPLLAQGREEAGDIPGVQTFDIDSREHTDEPVDYPQDPPVGGPHTTEWLNCGIYPDEDGVVVESAVHAMEHGTVWITHQHDLPEEDLDALYAHYHPGAFVVISPMEGLGAPIVVSAWGKQLGLASATDTRLEEFLRRYERGPQTPGHGGPCTGGVGEPVIDPSGL
- the radA gene encoding DNA repair protein RadA, which translates into the protein MAKSAKTSYRCGECGWTTPRWVGRCPECQAWGSVEETGAPATGGVAPARVTAPAQPIEEIGVEAAHAIPTGMEELDRVLGGGIVPGGVLLLAGEPGVGKSTLLLEVAALCADAGPVLYVTGEESASQVRLRADRLGALSKSLYLAAEGDVATVLSHAEEIRPRLLIVDSVQTMSASSVVGTPGGVTQVREVATTLIRQAKARGIATVLVGHVTKDGGIAGPRVLEHLVDVVLQFEGDRHSRLRLLRAVKNRYGPTDDIGCFELTDSGLLGLPDPSGLFLTRRNDPVSGSCVTVTLEGRRPLIAEVQSLVAPTALPQPRRATSGLDASRVAMVMAVLERRAGLRIANTDVYAATVGGVRLGEPSVDLALALALASSVTDVALPRGIVAIGEVGLAGDVRAVSGVPRRLAEAARLGFTHAIVPRHSEAPVPGIQSIGVDDLRGALDRAISGATE